A window from Thunnus albacares chromosome 19, fThuAlb1.1, whole genome shotgun sequence encodes these proteins:
- the LOC122970072 gene encoding pro-opiomelanocortin-like, producing MLQQDIKSAGRSEEQQKSLSNGREDKKTSEKETDRTMWKMCPVWLLVAVVTVGVARGAVSQCWEHPSCQELNSESSMMECIQLCRSDLTNETPIIPGDAYLQPPPSDPESLSALSHLPSSLSLPSPQAKRSYSMEHFRWGKPVGRKRRPIKVYTSNGVEEESAEVFPGEMRRRELANEMIAAEERVKAQEVAEEEQEQEQLPGGVHEKKDGTYKMKHFRWSGPPASKRYGGFMKSWDEHSQRPLLTLFKNVINKDGQQEREQ from the exons ATGCTGCAGCAG GATATAAAATCAGCCGGTCGGTCGGAGGAACAACAGAAATCTCTGTCCAACGGCCGAGAAGacaagaaaacatcagagaaagagacagacaggacaaTGTG gaAAATGTGTCCTGTGTGGCTACTGGTGGCTGTGGTGACAGTGGGCGTGGCCAGAggagctgtcagtcagtgcTGGGAGCATCCGAGCTGTCAGGAGCTCAACTCTGAGAGCAGCATGATG GAGTGCATCCAGCTCTGTCGCTCTGATCTCACCAATGAGACACCCATCATCCCGGGTGACGCCTACCTCCAACCTCCTCCATCAGACCCAGAGTCTCTGTCTGCCCTCTCTCATTTACCTTCCTCCTTATCCTTACCCTCCCCTCAGGCCAAGCGCTCCTACTCCATGGAGCATTTCCGATGGGGGAAGCCTGTGGGGCGAAAGCGTCGCCCAATCAAAGTCTACACTTCCAACGGTGTGGAGGAGGAGTCAGCCGAGGTTTTCCCTGGAGAGATGAGGAGGCGGGAGCTTGCCAATGAGATGATTGCGGCGGAGGAGAGGGTGAAGGCACAGGAGGTGGCGGAGGAAGAACAAGAGCAGGAGCAGCTTCCAGGTGGCGTCCATGAGAAGAAAGATGGCACGTACAAGATGAAGCACTTTCGCTGGAGTGGCCCGCCGGCCAGCAAACGCTACGGCGGCTTCATGAAGAGCTGGGACGAGCACAGCCAGAGGCCGCTGCTCACGCTCTTCAAAAATGTCATCAACAAAGATggacagcaggagagagagcagtga